In Clostridiaceae bacterium, one genomic interval encodes:
- the yajC gene encoding preprotein translocase subunit YajC, with protein sequence MDSTTAAPEGVLGLISFLPIILMFVAMYFILIIPQRKRDKKVREMLDSLKVGDKVTTLGGVTGRIVNIKDDEVTIETSVEKTKILFKKWGIKEVDKPIEG encoded by the coding sequence ATGGATTCAACAACTGCTGCTCCAGAAGGCGTATTAGGGTTAATAAGTTTTTTGCCAATAATATTGATGTTTGTTGCCATGTACTTTATCCTGATTATTCCTCAGAGAAAAAGGGATAAAAAGGTCAGGGAAATGTTAGACTCTTTAAAAGTAGGCGACAAAGTAACTACTCTTGGGGGCGTTACAGGCCGTATTGTGAATATTAAGGACGATGAAGTAACAATAGAAACAAGTGTGGAAAAAACTAAAATACTCTTTAAGAAATGGGGAATTAAAGAAGTTGACAAACCCATTGAAGGATAA
- a CDS encoding TIGR04086 family membrane protein — protein MSRNKGISSKSAQTSKISLLSIVKAVALSYIITIPIFTVLALLITYTNFPDKFILPGVIVTTIISILIAGTSSSRNLKSNGWLNGGLVGLVYMIVLYLLSSIVFKDFSINEHVLTMTVIGILTGSIGGIIGINIRR, from the coding sequence ATGTCAAGAAATAAAGGCATAAGCTCAAAGTCGGCACAGACCAGCAAGATCAGCTTATTATCCATAGTGAAGGCTGTTGCTCTGTCTTATATAATAACTATTCCCATATTTACTGTATTGGCCTTATTGATTACCTACACTAATTTTCCTGACAAATTTATATTACCGGGTGTAATTGTAACTACAATAATCAGCATTTTAATTGCAGGAACTTCTTCAAGCAGGAATCTGAAAAGCAATGGATGGTTAAATGGGGGATTAGTAGGGTTAGTTTATATGATTGTTCTTTATCTGCTTAGCAGCATAGTATTCAAAGATTTTTCAATAAATGAACATGTGCTGACGATGACGGTCATTGGAATTCTGACAGGTTCAATCGGAGGTATTATTGGAATAAATATCAGAAGATAG